The window TGTGTCTTCAGGCTGGATCATTTCGATTTACACTTCACTTCATCAGCGACAGACTGTTTTGGTGTGGTGGTCCTTGGGACCCTTAGCACGACGTCTTATAAACTGTCTACTACGACAAGGTTTGCACGACTTCAGTGAGGGAGGGGCAATGACGGcggcgccttcggctcgctccagtacttgtagttgtcgctaggtggtctacggacatAGATGTGATTTCTATTCTTCTTGTGTTCTTTGTATTGCCATGATGtttgatgaatagattggaaattattctcgcaaaaaaaaaagaacatGGAATCTCACCCTACATCATCATGGCAGCAAAGATTCCACAACCCTGCTCTCGCTAACGTGCGTCACTCAACAAAATTCCAATTGATCCATCTTAGTACCTTCAAAGCTTTCAGAGATGCTCTACACATATCGATGACTAGAGTCACAAAACAGTATGCTTTAGCCATGCAACTGCTGCAAAACAGTAAACGGAAGAGATGAAAATCCTGAAATATTGTCCATCCTTTCTGGGTTGTGGCACAGGAACCGCCATCGGTGTATGTGTATCTGAATCCATATCTTATACAGTACTCCCACAGAACTTGGTCATATACCgcagcaaaaagaaaaaagaaaaacatacGGTCAAACTCTCTCAGGCTGCATTTGGAAGAGCACTTTGGCTGTGGTCTAGAATTTACGGAGATATGTTTCTTATACATGCCACAATTCAATACTTTCAAAATGTCATTATGGAAACACAATAAAACTGTGGGGTTAATTAATTATGGTACTCTAAAACTAGGCTGTTCGTGCGATCAGCGATTTTGGTGAACACTACCAGCGATGCTCCTCCAATGAAAATACATGTGCACGCATCTTGAACTGGGTCCAACTCTCACGGTAGGATTATCATATGCATCTCCACCTCATAGTCCCTGTGGCGCTGTCATATGTGCATCGCTCCACTACTTGATTTTCTAGCTTTAAGATGATGCAGTGTCAAATTCCCAGTCCTCATGTGGAGTCTTTATTTGGAGCTGGAGCCGTTGGTGGGCGAGCCAAATCTAAGTTTTGCATCTCACTTGCGAGCATTGCCCTTCTTTCTTTCAAGAAGTTGAGCCGGTTTGTCAGCTTAGCTAATGCAGTTGGCGGTCCACCCCCAGGTTCCTGAAAGAAATAACATGCATATATAGTTGCATAAATTCAGTAAAATGAAAAAGAGAGGCAGTagtagcacccacaaacttatatcaaacaagggcttaagaAACGAGAGTTTATGGAGGCAAAGAAACAGCATATATACGTCCCAAGGCATACAGATTACCTCTGTTCTATTACTTGAAAAGGTATTCGGTCCTTGAAGCCTGTGTAGGCTATTTGAGTTTTGCCTCAACAATCTTTGAGCACCTGGGCAAAACAAATCATTTTGAACTACTAAGATTGTTGCTATTAACTTTTGCTTCCTTGGGCACAGTTACTCTAATGATATCAAGTATAATTACTGATATTACCAACTGGACCTGTATTGTATTGATAGTTAGTACTCAGTTGCAGCTTCTGGTGGGCTGGCTTACCTGTTGAAGAAGACGAATTCTGTGCGGCTTGCCTTCTCAATTGTTCAACAATATCCGCCTGAAATGAATCAATTCTTTTATTGAATAATGGAACTAAAATGGAAGAACTTAAAAGCACAACCAGGTTGTATTTCCATCTAGTCATCCTTAACTTCAATGAGCCTGGGCCCTTTGCCAGTTAATGTACTATTTGTAAAGTATTGAAATATGCAAGATAACAAGGGCATTCTTTTGGCATAATTCTGTTAGAGTACATAATGGGCCTAATggacccgttagtcttagggttaattagagataagagtcgctttcttaggggtcaagtaagccttgcttgggagtcaagtaaacctctctatataaagagaggagatgtatcaatctaatcaagcaagaattaagaaggaaatccttccatcttgcccggccgtgggcaaaaggcccccggccggccttcttgcgccctccttctagcagcgccataacaatttggtatcagctagcttcggttcgatcatgtcttcaccgccgcccaACCCGTCTCTTCCGCTGCCGGTCACGACCGTCGCCCCGCTCCTGCCCGCGCCGGGATCCTCCGTCGCGCCCGCCCCCGTCGTCCTCACCCCGGAGGTGTCCGGGGCGCTGCGGGACCTAACGcaggcggtccaggagatccacctgttcttggccgggtcctatgggccgcacccggctgcgccgcccatcaccgccaccgcgccgccgtggctgccatggcagccgccgcaccaagcGGCCCCCGCCGCGCTCGCCAGGCTgctgcagcagccgctgcagctgccatccatcgccccGTCCTGGCTgtcgtggcagccgccgcaccaggcggccttcgccgcTCTCGCCGGGCcactgcagctgccatccatcgccaccaccgctCAGCCCTGGCTGCACtggcagccgccgctcctgccggcctccgccgcgcccggcgctccgccgcagcagccgctgccgctgcccggTGCGCCACCGCCGCAGCCGCTGCCGCAGCCACCGCCGGTTAGCTCCGGCCCCGCATCGACCGCGCCGGTGGGAGTCCCGCTCCACCAAGTCcagtccccgccgtcgccgtcaccgcttccgtcttggatcgctacccgccacgtgtcggcggcggtgaggctgcaggctactgcgcgcggcctcctagcgcgtcggcgtgtgcgggagatgcgtggtctgcagctgccgctcctccaagttgcccttcgctgcgcaaaggacctcgatctcatccgctccgccggggatcttgggcatgcggtttcccccacgggcagcgggcatgctgttttccccaCGGGCAGCGACCTCCAAGTCTGCGACATTGGCGgttgggggggcgcacccctcctcgtcattctccatcgcaagccccccactcttccctgtgcggtgcagaccaacagccgtccgacaggaagaaggcatggtgtcaccgacaACAACGCACCacgtagcaccactgcattccgtCACCGGGCGCCGCaagggcgcctctgctggtcactcttgcgaccacttccaggtggccatacacatgcactccttttgtccagatggtgtccatgggatccaggtggctgtacacgtgcacgtccgacgtgcggatggtATCCACTTTTTGTTAAGAGGTCCAAAATAAATcgtcccagtccatttcaggttgagaataataaaacaagccgagatgtaaaaggcttgtttttaggtgttaggtttgagttgcgtcgagtcatggttataagttggttaggctgcagcttgaggacaagctgcatgtccaggtggggtgtagtgttagagtacataATGGGCCTAATggacccgttagtcttagggttaattagagataagagtcGCTTTCTTtgaggtcaagtaagccttgcttgggagtcaagtaaacctctctatataaagagaggagatgtatcaatctaatcaagcaagaattaagaaggaaatccttccatcttgcccggccgtgggcaaaaggcccccggccggccttcttgcgccctccttctagcagcgccataacaaatTCTTACTGACATTTTAGGTTCTTATTGTATATCAGGAAAATTCCAACTCACATGACTAGCTTGCTTATACAGTTTGAACAGCATATATTATGTTTACCATTCCAGTATAGTATCAGGAATAACATTAGACCATTCAGAGCAAGGTAACAGCAGAGTAGCAGTCCCGGTCCCAGACAGGACATTTCTAGCAAAGCGGAAGGAAAAGCATTAGACTTCTGTACTCGTATGGTCTTACCATGCCTGCATTGGGTAACATTCGAGATAAAGAATTGGCCCCAATAGCCGATGATGCTTCGGTTGATGAGCTGATTTCATTTTGTTTCTCTCTGGAGAAAAGTAGCCACTTCAGTACAAGTCTATTTCAAGTATATTCCTTTCCATGATTAAGAACTCTAAATAGACAGAACAAAATACTAAGAAAGGATCTATCAAGCCTTAGTACTCCAACTAAAAAAACAAAGCCTTACTCGGCAAGCTTGTCTTGGAGCCGTTTGTTGCATGATTCACATAGTGAGATGGAGCTTAGCTGGGCCTGGCTGCTGAGTTGTCCGCGTAGATCACAAGCCTTTTGCTTCAAATTCAAAACATCAGCTTCAGCAGCAGCAACTTCCTCAAGATTAGCCTTAGTCTGTTTTTAACagaagaaaaaaattcaaaacggTGAAAAGAATTTAAGATTTAACGAAATATAAACACCGAGTACCTTGCTGTCTATTGACGACGGGAGGGACACCTGCCCTCTTCGCATATTCATCAGCCCAGACTCCAATGAGGCCCTCAAACTTCTCTCCTTATGCAGCTGATCTCGCAAAGTTTCCACCTGTTGAATGCACAAGCTATTCATGTTGAATAGAAAATGCAAAACTTACTCTAAAAACGTACCAAAACAACTCCATGAGCTCAAGAGTACCATATAGTCGTGAGTTATAATTTGCTGTATCAAACAATCGCCTACCTTGAGGGCTCATAGACTGGTGGTCACCATTAACTGAAAGTCCCAGTAAGGTACCCATTGTATAATAAGTTGTATCATCCAATTTGTGATGAATAAATGAGAACGACAGTGGCATTTAAAGGTCTTAGTAGAATTATCCAGTTTGGGCCGCCATGGCTAGTGGAGTTCAGGTCATAATATATCATTGTTACAAGAAAGATAATTGTTTAGCATTACTTGACATTATTTCAataaaggacagacccagtgcatagaagctcccacacaaggtggggtctggggagggattataggaacctagtcttacccctgcaaagtgcaatgcagagaggctggttcgaacccaggacctcttggcacaagtggggaggacttcaccactgcgccaggcctgccctctaCTTGACATTATTTCAATGGAGGGGAAAAAAGCTAAAATCATGTGTATTGTCACATCAACTGATGCCTCATAGTGGCTAATGGTTCAAATTGTAGCCTAAATCAAGTATGAAAATTACATGGCCACATGGGGCTGTCCGGGTAAGTGCTCTTAGCTTGTAGAGAGTTACTAAAACATCTTAAGATAGAACCAGTCAAACATAATACACAAAACAAAATGCAGCAGAAACTCGTATGTTTCGACAAAATCTCAAGGAGTTTTTTTCTGATACCTAATAAAGTTTGACTGTCAAGTAGAGCCAGAACTGGTAGCTTGGTTGCCTTTGCTATGATATAGGATAGTGTCTTAAAGCTAAAGAACATTTCTGAGATAGAGAAGTATAATTAGCAAGGCACGCAAATCATGTTTTCTGTAACAGCTAATGAAGCATTTAAAAGGGGAAAAGGTGAAGGAACATGAGTTTGTAGTGCTGCATGTCAGATGCTTCAGCAGCAAGAATTAATGGCCCATCTGAAGAAATGACACAATCAAACCCTGAGTAAAGTGCAGAAAATCCATTTGTTGACTCCAAAATGTGAGTACCATCCCCAAACTTAATGTGGCTTTCGTGATGTGGTCACATTTCTTGGCTTAAGATATTTGGATAGTACTTGTGCTTATAATTGCTAGCGTAATATTCCTGTTGCACATAGTTTCTGATGCTTTTCCACATCTATTGCAAGTTTCCTTTCGTTGATGGTATCATAATCCCTTTATGAGAGAAGCAACCTAGGGGTTCTCTTTCTGGAAAGAAAATAAAAACCTTGAGTTTGAGCTCTTACTTCTTTTTCAAGTGCTAAACGGCGTTCATGTAATGTTCCTTTCCGCTTTTCTAGACTTGTCTGGAGGTTTTTATTTTCTTTGACCTGAAAAATACAAACATCATTTCAGATGAAAGAATTTGATGTTACATAACTTTGTGTGGTCCTAGGGGAAAAGGATGCACCTCCTTTGAAACTTTAGATTGGAGATCGGCCTTGTTGTTCTCAAGCTTCTCAATAAGAGCCCTAATACAGAAGCTCAATTAGAATATCAATAGCTCAAAAATATCGACAGTGTAAATTATAAATATTATGGGAAAATAATACTCCAGAAAGTATGTGCATGCACGGGTGAGTGCATGTATTCCAGAAAGTACTTGTTCATCTCGGAAGAATCTAAAAAGGAATCATAGCAACATGTATAACTTGTGTGCCTACAAAAATGTGTGTTATGCAAAGAAGATGAAAGATGCAATTTTTCTTTTGGACTTTTGCGGCTACAACCTTTTGTTTTTGTTGTACTGTGCACGTTGATCATATTTTTGCACAATATTTACAGGTTTACATCTTGTAACATGTTGGCCCATCTACAATTTGGGGATCTTTTCTAGTGTGCAAGTATGCAATTCAAAACCATGTGCACTCTCTGACTCACCCATACAAACAAAAAATTCCACAACATTATGCAAACCTCAATCTCTATGGCAATTTTTAGAAGGTACAACTATTGCAGATGCAAATGATAAATGCTCCACCTATTATGCAATGACGTTCCAGGACTGACCATGGAAAATGTGCAAATACCTTTTGCAGTTTACAAATCGTCATATTTGTGTGTTAGCTTTTCAAGTGCACATATTACAGCATGTGTATATGCCTTTTGCAGTTCACAAATGCTCATATTTGCGCTTTCAAGTTCTCGCATTACAGCACGTTTGTTTGTCCTTGACTGTTTCACATATTTTTTTAAAGCAGGTACATGTTTTCAAAAAGAGTTGCTCAAAATCTGCACTTGACATGCTATATTTTGTTTACTTGATGACATGCACTAGTGCATTTTGAAAAGAAATGTGGAAAATCCAAGGATATACAACATGTGATATAATGTGTGCATTTTAAATATTCATGCACAAATATAACCATTTAAGAGCTACGTAAAGATACAGGACCTGGAGGATGAATATAACAATTATGAGCCTCTTTGATTTGAAGGGAAACAAAGAATTAGAACTCATATGGATTTCGTCGTTGTAGCATCGTTTATTCGTAGGAATGAGGCAAAGGAAATCATAGGGAAATTTACTTTTGACGCCATTccaaaggaaaaacataggaaattTAGCATCCAGTATGACCTCATGTTTTATTCCTACGCGTAGGATCAAGGTAAAGCACAGTGATGGGATCAATCAAGTTAGTGTTGGAACATCATTAGTAGGACTCCTGTATTTTTACAATTCAAACAAGTCATGTAAAACTTTTCCAGTGTTTTACAATCCTCTGTTCTACACATGCATTCCTATTGCGTTCCTGTATTTCTTTCCTATTCCCTTGTTATAATCCTATGAATAAAGAGTCCCATATGTATAGATGTTTTTACAGTTAATATATGGTCGTGTTTTGCATGAACGTTTGAAAACTTTTTTTACAGCTGCATTTTGGAATTATTTTATGTCTCCAATAAATGCACATTCAAATGAGCATTACAGGAGCATATAGCCGTCTACTTACTCATCATCACTGCAGCCCTCAACGTCCAGGTCCTTTCTTGCCTGTAAATACATTACTCGTCAAACTTTATGATTGTCGTGGTAGCATTGAAATGCAGAACTATGCAGATAACAACTGAACTTACTGAAGTACGGCCCCATAATGTCTTTTTGTCCCTATTAGCTGAGCTGCTTGACTTCATAAATTTTGCTTTCGAAGATGATGAATGGGATTTTGCTATATGATCTGTGGATGCATGTGATCCTTTGTCCTCCCTTGACAAACCACGTTCTGTTTTTCCCACTTTCATCTGAGGTTGAACAACCTATCATTGTCAGTACATGCAGTGCCAGAGATATTGTTTTAAATAAATTGAGCAAGATGAATTGTAAGGGAGACAAAGAAGTTTACAAGTGCATTAAATCAGAGCATAAGGCCATAGTTTTGGCCAATCTGTGTGTTTAAAGCACATGAGTTAGTTATTTGAGGCTTCATGCAAGGGGGCCCTAAAGTGTAGTCTTTATTTTCCTTGAACACACCCAAATGCGTGTCATTTTGTATTAGAAGTAGTCTTCTTCAATATCATATCCCAGACCATTAAGCTACTGAGAGTGTGACCAAGGTTTTTTCATACAAGAATGAAATACAAGCTTCAAGAATATATTTGAAATATATAGCAATAAGCAGTCCCTGTTTTCTTCGAGAAAACACAAAAGCCTTGCATTTTAATGCATTGATAGAAAGAAGAGTTTTTACAAGCCCTCGGAAGGGCACTTTAAGTTCTAAGCTTTAAGCTATGTAAGAAATTCACACTAAGTTTTAAGCTATGTTGGAAACGCTGAATCAACTGTTGACTTCTTATCAGCATGCACCTGATGAAACTGTGGGCAAGTCAAATATGAAAGCATAATCTATTCATCTTTATGACTACTTGGTTCAACCAGCAAAATATTAGCCTTTAAACAGAATACTCATTTACCAGATTTAGAAAGAAACTTCAGTGACAAGTTGCACATTGAGAAGACACTATCGGATGAGCGAACATGTTCAATGTATGATTTCACCATAAAATTTGACTGGCAAAAGTGAAATTAATTTTGATAAGGAGATCAACTATCACATTTTTAAGGGAAGATCATCCATAGTTTCTTTCATTGAATATAAGCTGACttatcttctctctctctttttttttgcaaggAAACATGGTTTTTGCAGGAAATTCTGACACCAGCACTTGGAATGCTCCATCTATAATGTTTGAAATTTGTACTATTGCTGTCAGTTAGCATACCTTGTCACGTTTGGCATTGATTCTACTATTGCCATCACATTCACTGCCGCCAGAAGAGTGTTCGGTATTATCATCCAAGTCTTCTTCAATGTCATCTTCACCAGAATCATAAGAACCATCCTCATCATGGTTGTCATTATCTGTAGAATATTCCTTGTCAACATCACCGTCGTCAGACTCAGTATAAGCGTCCGAAGAACCTTCTTCTATGTCCTATATAGGTTACTGTTGAATTAGTATTCATGACATAACTTCAAGGAGAACCTaatataaaaagaaaagaaataaataagAACATGACAAGGGAAGAAAGAGCATACATCAAATATCTGATCATATTCCTCAAGCATAATGATAACAATAGCTTGAGCATGGTTGGCTGCAGCTGCAGCTTGAAGCAGCTGGAATGAACCATCCCCAGCCATACTGAAGTCTTTATCAATTTCACATTCAccaagaagaagaggacgaagaaggAGTGGTGCCATACAAGCCGCCAAAGCGGAATTAGACATCCTGTTCACAGCTTTGTGTGATCCAACGATCATCATCATCTTAAGGATCCTAAAAGAAAACCGATGAGTCTGGTATTCATTGGTGGAATTTGATGTTGCTATTGCTGTGCAGGCTAAATTTAACTCATCATCAAACCATTAGATAATGTAAACGGATGAGGACATATTCTTACAGAATGACAATCCAAGACATAACACTTTTGGTGATAAAATTTGAAACAAAAGCATCCTAGGTTACCTCTGCAGTAATTGCCGATTCGGTTCCGGGAAAACTTCATATACAACTTTATTTAAAGCATCAAGTCTTTTTGTCTTGTCAGTTCCTGCACCATCACTTGTCTTTATCAGTTTATGGTTCCAAACAAATAAAAATGTTCCGAGGGCATACTGGTGCTGATTTTTTGGTACATACTTCATGAAAAATAGTTATTGGGATT is drawn from Triticum dicoccoides isolate Atlit2015 ecotype Zavitan chromosome 4A, WEW_v2.0, whole genome shotgun sequence and contains these coding sequences:
- the LOC119285159 gene encoding rho GTPase-activating protein REN1-like, with protein sequence MSASEFRIPYQPVSSSQPSENTGQFKICRCGEGDLNSQTGETGDSPQTACPNCQVLKSGHLLLSSKGIGWTTWKKRWFILTRASLVFFRSDPNAPPRGNEPVVTLGGIDLNNSGSVVVKEDRKLLTVLFPDGREGRTFTLKAETTEELNEWRNALESALAQAPSVASTVGQNPIFNADGTESSEASTEQSEDKSSVIGRPAQFALIEADGSPAFLEKALRFIEDYGCKGEGILRQSADVEEVKRRFRDYDKGKKEFSPDEDGHVIGDCIKTILREMPASPVPAACCTALVTAYRTDKTKRLDALNKVVYEVFPEPNRQLLQRILKMMMIVGSHKAVNRMSNSALAACMAPLLLRPLLLGECEIDKDFSMAGDGSFQLLQAAAAANHAQAIVIIMLEEYDQIFDDIEEGSSDAYTESDDGDVDKEYSTDNDNHDEDGSYDSGEDDIEEDLDDNTEHSSGGSECDGNSRINAKRDKMKVGKTERGLSREDKGSHASTDHIAKSHSSSSKAKFMKSSSSANRDKKTLWGRTSARKDLDVEGCSDDEALIEKLENNKADLQSKVSKEVKENKNLQTSLEKRKGTLHERRLALEKEVETLRDQLHKERSLRASLESGLMNMRRGQVSLPSSIDSKTKANLEEVAAAEADVLNLKQKACDLRGQLSSQAQLSSISLCESCNKRLQDKLAEEKQNEISSSTEASSAIGANSLSRMLPNAGMADIVEQLRRQAAQNSSSSTGAQRLLRQNSNSLHRLQGPNTFSSNRTEEPGGGPPTALAKLTNRLNFLKERRAMLASEMQNLDLARPPTAPAPNKDST